One segment of Myxocyprinus asiaticus isolate MX2 ecotype Aquarium Trade chromosome 41, UBuf_Myxa_2, whole genome shotgun sequence DNA contains the following:
- the LOC127432023 gene encoding ATP-dependent 6-phosphofructokinase, platelet type-like isoform X5, producing the protein MAQSDNKKFFENLTGAGKAIAVLTSGGDAQGMNAAVRAVVRMGIYVGAKVYFIHEGYQGMVDGGENIKEAKWESVSSMLQVGGTVIGSARCKEFRTHEGRLKAAHNLVQRGITNLCVIGGDGSLTGANLFREEWSGLLAELVQQGLIDEEAAQKYSALHIVGMVGSIDNDFCGTDMTIGTDSALHRIIEVVDAIMTTAQSHQRTFVLEVMGRHCGYLALVSALACGADWVLIPEMPPEDGWEEKMCQKLSAKRAGMKRLNIIIVAEGAIDRNNQPITSEHVKDLVVRRLGFDTRVTILGHVQRGGTPSAFDRILASRMGVEAVLALLETTANTPACVVSLCGNQSVRLPLMECVQMTQEVQKAMDEKKFEEAVQLRGRSFENNLKTYKLLAHRKPESELPQSNFNVAVLNVGAPAAGMNAAVRSAVRVGISEGHKMFAVSDGFEGFYKGQIKEIKWADVGGWTGQGGSLLGTKRTLPAKHIDKIAEQIRIYNINALLVIGGFEAYLGIMELLAARGTYEELCMPMVMVPATVSNNVPGSDLSIGADTALNAITDALECLLQLCEARSNYEEFCIPLCMLPATISNNVPGTDLSIGADTALNAIVETCDRIKQSASGTKRRVFIIETMGGYCGYLASVGGLAAGADAAYIYEEPFDIRDLQSNVEHLTEKMKTSIQRGLVLRNENSNENYTTDFIYQLYSEEGRGVFDCRKNVLGHMQQGGAPSPFDRNFGTKISAKAMQWITKKLNDCYKQGRVFANTEDSACLLGMRRRALIFQPVVQLKDETDFVHRIPKEQWWLKLRPLMKILAKYKTSYDVSDSGQLEHVAVNRPKESEARAAI; encoded by the exons GGATATCAGGGCATGGTGGATGGGGGTGAAAACATCAAGGAGGCAAAATGGGAGAGTGTGTCCAGTATGCTTCAAGTG GGTGGCACCGTTATTGGTAGTGCACGATGTAAAGAGTTCCGCACGCATGAGGGCCGCCTGAAGGCGGCACATAACTTGGTGCAGAGGGGCATCACCAACCTGTGTGTGATTGGTGGAGATGGCAGCTTGACTGGGGCCAATCTCTTCAGAGAGGAGTGGAGCGGACTGCTGGCAGAGCTGGTTCAGCAAG GTCTGATTGATGAAGAGGCGGCTCAGAAATACTCAGCTCTTCATATCGTGGGTATGGTGGGCTCTATTGACAATGACTTCTGCGGCACTGACATGACCATAGGAACAGACTCAGCCCTACACAGAATCATTGAGGTTGTGGATGCGATCATGACAACAGCTCAGAG TCACCAGAGGACATTCGTGCTGGAGGTGATGGGCAGGCATTGTGG TTATCTGGCACTGGTAAGTGCCCTGGCTTGTGGAGCTGACTGGGTGTTGATTCCTGAAATGCCCCCTGAGGATGGCTGGGAAGAGAAGATGTGTCAAAAACTCTCAGCG AAACGTGCAGGAATGAAAAGGCTGAATATCATAATAGTAGCTGAAGGTGCGATTGATCGTAACAACCAGCCCATTACCTCTGAACATGTAAAGGAT CTGGTGGTCAGGCGTCTGGGATTTGACACACGTGTGACCATCCTGGGCCACGTCCAGAGAGGAGGGACTCCATCGGCGTTCGACAGGATTCTG GCCAGTCGTATGGGTGTGGAGGCCGTTCTGGCTCTACTTGAGACCACTGCAAACACGCCAGCCTGCGTGGTGTCTCTGTGTGGGAACCAGTCTGTGCGCCTGCCCCTCATGGAGTGTGTGCAGATG ACTCAGGAGGTGCAGAAGGCCATGGATGAGAAGAAATTTGAAGAGGCCGTACAGCTGCGTGGCAG GAGCTTTGAGAACAACTTGAAGACGTACAAACTGCTGGCTCACCGCAAACCAGAGTCTGAACTTCCACAA agcaattttaatgtggCTGTGTTGAACGTGGGTGCCCCTGCAGCTGGCATGAATGCAGCCGTGCGCTCAGCTGTAAGAGTGGGCATCTCTGAAGGACACAAAATGTTCGCTGTTAGTGATGGTTTTGAAGGATTCTATAAGGGACAG ATAAAAGAGATCAAATGGGCAGATGTGGGTGGATGGACGGGCCAAGGCGGATCCCTGCTGGGAACTAAACG AACCCTTCCTGCAAAACACATTGACAAAATTGCAGAACAGATTCGGATATATAACATAAACGCATTGTTAGTCATTGGAGGATTTGAG GCCTACCTGGGGATCATGGAGTTGTTAGCAGCCCGTGGGACCTATGAGGAATTGTGTATGCCAATGGTCATGGTGCCGGCAACCGTCTCCAACAATGTGCCGGGCTCAGACCTCAGCATTGGTGCAGACACTGCTCTGAACGCCATCACTGAT GCGTTAGAGTGTCTGCTGCAGCTGTGTGAAGCTCGGTCCAACTATGAGGAGTTTTGCATCCCGCTCTGTATGCTGCCTGCAACCATTAGTAACAATGTGCCTGGCACTGATCTTAGTATCGGGGCAGATACGGCCCTCAATGCCATTGTGGAG ACATGTGACCGTATTAAGCAGTCTGCCAGTGGTACGAAGAGACGTGTGTTCATCATTGAGACAATGGGGGGATACTGTGGTTATCTGGCCAGTGTTGGTGGTCTAGCGGCTGGAGCAGATGCTGCATACATCTACGAGGAACCGTTTGATATCAGAGACCTACAG TCTAATGTGGAGCACTTGACAGAGAAAATGAAAACCAGCATTCAGAGAGGACTAGTTCTAAG GAATGAGAACAGTAATGAGAACTACACCACAGACTTCATCTATCAGCTGTATTCAGAGGAGGGCCGAGGAGTATTTGACTGCAGGAAGAATGTTCTGGGTCATATGCAGCAG GGTGGCGCTCCTTCTCCATTTGACCGTAACTTTGGAACCAAAATCTCTGCTAAGGCCATGCAGTGGATCACCAAGAAACTGAATGACTGCTACAAGCAAG GGAGAGTGTTTGCAAACACAGAGGACTCTGCCTGTTTGCTGGGTATGCGGCGTCGTGCCTTGATCTTCCAGCCTGTGGTTCAGCTGAAGGATGAGACCGACTTTGT TCACAGAATTCCTAAAGAGCAGTGGTGGCTGAAGTTACGTCCACTCATGAAGATCTTGGCCAAGTACAAGACCAGCTACGACGTGTCAGACTCTGGACAGCTTGAACACGTAGCCGTCAATCGACCCAAGGAGTCTGAGGCCAGAGCCGCTATTTAA
- the LOC127432023 gene encoding ATP-dependent 6-phosphofructokinase, platelet type-like isoform X4, with protein sequence MAQSDNKKFFENLTGAGKAIAVLTSGGDAQGMNAAVRAVVRMGIYVGAKVYFIHEGYQGMVDGGENIKEAKWESVSSMLQVGGTVIGSARCKEFRTHEGRLKAAHNLVQRGITNLCVIGGDGSLTGANLFREEWSGLLAELVQQGLIDEEAAQKYSALHIVGMVGSIDNDFCGTDMTIGTDSALHRIIEVVDAIMTTAQSHQRTFVLEVMGRHCGYLALVSALACGADWVLIPEMPPEDGWEEKMCQKLSATRSRGSRLNIIIVAEGAIDRHGKAITSSIVKDLVVRRLGFDTRVTILGHVQRGGTPSAFDRILASRMGVEAVLALLETTANTPACVVSLCGNQSVRLPLMECVQMTQEVQKAMDEKKFEEAVQLRGRSFENNLKTYKLLAHRKPESELPQSNFNVAVLNVGAPAAGMNAAVRSAVRVGISEGHKMFAVSDGFEGFYKGQIKEIKWADVGGWTGQGGSLLGTKRTLPAKHIDKIAEQIRIYNINALLVIGGFEAYLGIMELLAARGTYEELCMPMVMVPATVSNNVPGSDLSIGADTALNAITDTCDRIKQSASGTKRRVFIIETMGGYCGYLASVGGLAAGADAAYIYEEPFDIRDLQSNVEHLTEKMKTSIQRGLVLRNENSNENYTTDFIYQLYSEEGRGVFDCRKNVLGHMQQGGAPSPFDRNFGTKISAKAMQWITKKLNDCYKQGRVFANTEDSACLLGMRRRALIFQPVVQLKDETDFVHRIPKEQWWLKLRPLMKILAKYKTSYDVSDSGQLEHVAVNRPKESEARAAI encoded by the exons GGATATCAGGGCATGGTGGATGGGGGTGAAAACATCAAGGAGGCAAAATGGGAGAGTGTGTCCAGTATGCTTCAAGTG GGTGGCACCGTTATTGGTAGTGCACGATGTAAAGAGTTCCGCACGCATGAGGGCCGCCTGAAGGCGGCACATAACTTGGTGCAGAGGGGCATCACCAACCTGTGTGTGATTGGTGGAGATGGCAGCTTGACTGGGGCCAATCTCTTCAGAGAGGAGTGGAGCGGACTGCTGGCAGAGCTGGTTCAGCAAG GTCTGATTGATGAAGAGGCGGCTCAGAAATACTCAGCTCTTCATATCGTGGGTATGGTGGGCTCTATTGACAATGACTTCTGCGGCACTGACATGACCATAGGAACAGACTCAGCCCTACACAGAATCATTGAGGTTGTGGATGCGATCATGACAACAGCTCAGAG TCACCAGAGGACATTCGTGCTGGAGGTGATGGGCAGGCATTGTGG TTATCTGGCACTGGTAAGTGCCCTGGCTTGTGGAGCTGACTGGGTGTTGATTCCTGAAATGCCCCCTGAGGATGGCTGGGAAGAGAAGATGTGTCAAAAACTCTCAGCG ACTCGATCCAGAGGTTCGAGATTGAACATAATAATAGTTGCTGAAGGAGCCATTGACAGACATGGAAAAGCTATTACCTCTAGTATTGTGAAGGAT CTGGTGGTCAGGCGTCTGGGATTTGACACACGTGTGACCATCCTGGGCCACGTCCAGAGAGGAGGGACTCCATCGGCGTTCGACAGGATTCTG GCCAGTCGTATGGGTGTGGAGGCCGTTCTGGCTCTACTTGAGACCACTGCAAACACGCCAGCCTGCGTGGTGTCTCTGTGTGGGAACCAGTCTGTGCGCCTGCCCCTCATGGAGTGTGTGCAGATG ACTCAGGAGGTGCAGAAGGCCATGGATGAGAAGAAATTTGAAGAGGCCGTACAGCTGCGTGGCAG GAGCTTTGAGAACAACTTGAAGACGTACAAACTGCTGGCTCACCGCAAACCAGAGTCTGAACTTCCACAA agcaattttaatgtggCTGTGTTGAACGTGGGTGCCCCTGCAGCTGGCATGAATGCAGCCGTGCGCTCAGCTGTAAGAGTGGGCATCTCTGAAGGACACAAAATGTTCGCTGTTAGTGATGGTTTTGAAGGATTCTATAAGGGACAG ATAAAAGAGATCAAATGGGCAGATGTGGGTGGATGGACGGGCCAAGGCGGATCCCTGCTGGGAACTAAACG AACCCTTCCTGCAAAACACATTGACAAAATTGCAGAACAGATTCGGATATATAACATAAACGCATTGTTAGTCATTGGAGGATTTGAG GCCTACCTGGGGATCATGGAGTTGTTAGCAGCCCGTGGGACCTATGAGGAATTGTGTATGCCAATGGTCATGGTGCCGGCAACCGTCTCCAACAATGTGCCGGGCTCAGACCTCAGCATTGGTGCAGACACTGCTCTGAACGCCATCACTGAT ACATGTGACCGTATTAAGCAGTCTGCCAGTGGTACGAAGAGACGTGTGTTCATCATTGAGACAATGGGGGGATACTGTGGTTATCTGGCCAGTGTTGGTGGTCTAGCGGCTGGAGCAGATGCTGCATACATCTACGAGGAACCGTTTGATATCAGAGACCTACAG TCTAATGTGGAGCACTTGACAGAGAAAATGAAAACCAGCATTCAGAGAGGACTAGTTCTAAG GAATGAGAACAGTAATGAGAACTACACCACAGACTTCATCTATCAGCTGTATTCAGAGGAGGGCCGAGGAGTATTTGACTGCAGGAAGAATGTTCTGGGTCATATGCAGCAG GGTGGCGCTCCTTCTCCATTTGACCGTAACTTTGGAACCAAAATCTCTGCTAAGGCCATGCAGTGGATCACCAAGAAACTGAATGACTGCTACAAGCAAG GGAGAGTGTTTGCAAACACAGAGGACTCTGCCTGTTTGCTGGGTATGCGGCGTCGTGCCTTGATCTTCCAGCCTGTGGTTCAGCTGAAGGATGAGACCGACTTTGT TCACAGAATTCCTAAAGAGCAGTGGTGGCTGAAGTTACGTCCACTCATGAAGATCTTGGCCAAGTACAAGACCAGCTACGACGTGTCAGACTCTGGACAGCTTGAACACGTAGCCGTCAATCGACCCAAGGAGTCTGAGGCCAGAGCCGCTATTTAA
- the LOC127432023 gene encoding ATP-dependent 6-phosphofructokinase, platelet type-like isoform X3, which translates to MAQSDNKKFFENLTGAGKAIAVLTSGGDAQGMNAAVRAVVRMGIYVGAKVYFIHEGYQGMVDGGENIKEAKWESVSSMLQVGGTVIGSARCKEFRTHEGRLKAAHNLVQRGITNLCVIGGDGSLTGANLFREEWSGLLAELVQQGLIDEEAAQKYSALHIVGMVGSIDNDFCGTDMTIGTDSALHRIIEVVDAIMTTAQSHQRTFVLEVMGRHCGYLALVSALACGADWVLIPEMPPEDGWEEKMCQKLSATRSRGSRLNIIIVAEGAIDRHGKAITSSIVKDLVVRRLGFDTRVTILGHVQRGGTPSAFDRILASRMGVEAVLALLETTANTPACVVSLCGNQSVRLPLMECVQMTQEVQKAMDEKKFEEAVQLRGRSFENNLKTYKLLAHRKPESELPQSNFNVAVLNVGAPAAGMNAAVRSAVRVGISEGHKMFAVSDGFEGFYKGQIKEIKWADVGGWTGQGGSLLGTKRTLPAKHIDKIAEQIRIYNINALLVIGGFEALECLLQLCEARSNYEEFCIPLCMLPATISNNVPGTDLSIGADTALNAIVETCDRIKQSASGTKRRVFIIETMGGYCGYLASVGGLAAGADAAYIYEEPFDIRDLQSNVEHLTEKMKTSIQRGLVLRNENSNENYTTDFIYQLYSEEGRGVFDCRKNVLGHMQQGGAPSPFDRNFGTKISAKAMQWITKKLNDCYKQGRVFANTEDSACLLGMRRRALIFQPVVQLKDETDFVHRIPKEQWWLKLRPLMKILAKYKTSYDVSDSGQLEHVAVNRPKESEARAAI; encoded by the exons GGATATCAGGGCATGGTGGATGGGGGTGAAAACATCAAGGAGGCAAAATGGGAGAGTGTGTCCAGTATGCTTCAAGTG GGTGGCACCGTTATTGGTAGTGCACGATGTAAAGAGTTCCGCACGCATGAGGGCCGCCTGAAGGCGGCACATAACTTGGTGCAGAGGGGCATCACCAACCTGTGTGTGATTGGTGGAGATGGCAGCTTGACTGGGGCCAATCTCTTCAGAGAGGAGTGGAGCGGACTGCTGGCAGAGCTGGTTCAGCAAG GTCTGATTGATGAAGAGGCGGCTCAGAAATACTCAGCTCTTCATATCGTGGGTATGGTGGGCTCTATTGACAATGACTTCTGCGGCACTGACATGACCATAGGAACAGACTCAGCCCTACACAGAATCATTGAGGTTGTGGATGCGATCATGACAACAGCTCAGAG TCACCAGAGGACATTCGTGCTGGAGGTGATGGGCAGGCATTGTGG TTATCTGGCACTGGTAAGTGCCCTGGCTTGTGGAGCTGACTGGGTGTTGATTCCTGAAATGCCCCCTGAGGATGGCTGGGAAGAGAAGATGTGTCAAAAACTCTCAGCG ACTCGATCCAGAGGTTCGAGATTGAACATAATAATAGTTGCTGAAGGAGCCATTGACAGACATGGAAAAGCTATTACCTCTAGTATTGTGAAGGAT CTGGTGGTCAGGCGTCTGGGATTTGACACACGTGTGACCATCCTGGGCCACGTCCAGAGAGGAGGGACTCCATCGGCGTTCGACAGGATTCTG GCCAGTCGTATGGGTGTGGAGGCCGTTCTGGCTCTACTTGAGACCACTGCAAACACGCCAGCCTGCGTGGTGTCTCTGTGTGGGAACCAGTCTGTGCGCCTGCCCCTCATGGAGTGTGTGCAGATG ACTCAGGAGGTGCAGAAGGCCATGGATGAGAAGAAATTTGAAGAGGCCGTACAGCTGCGTGGCAG GAGCTTTGAGAACAACTTGAAGACGTACAAACTGCTGGCTCACCGCAAACCAGAGTCTGAACTTCCACAA agcaattttaatgtggCTGTGTTGAACGTGGGTGCCCCTGCAGCTGGCATGAATGCAGCCGTGCGCTCAGCTGTAAGAGTGGGCATCTCTGAAGGACACAAAATGTTCGCTGTTAGTGATGGTTTTGAAGGATTCTATAAGGGACAG ATAAAAGAGATCAAATGGGCAGATGTGGGTGGATGGACGGGCCAAGGCGGATCCCTGCTGGGAACTAAACG AACCCTTCCTGCAAAACACATTGACAAAATTGCAGAACAGATTCGGATATATAACATAAACGCATTGTTAGTCATTGGAGGATTTGAG GCGTTAGAGTGTCTGCTGCAGCTGTGTGAAGCTCGGTCCAACTATGAGGAGTTTTGCATCCCGCTCTGTATGCTGCCTGCAACCATTAGTAACAATGTGCCTGGCACTGATCTTAGTATCGGGGCAGATACGGCCCTCAATGCCATTGTGGAG ACATGTGACCGTATTAAGCAGTCTGCCAGTGGTACGAAGAGACGTGTGTTCATCATTGAGACAATGGGGGGATACTGTGGTTATCTGGCCAGTGTTGGTGGTCTAGCGGCTGGAGCAGATGCTGCATACATCTACGAGGAACCGTTTGATATCAGAGACCTACAG TCTAATGTGGAGCACTTGACAGAGAAAATGAAAACCAGCATTCAGAGAGGACTAGTTCTAAG GAATGAGAACAGTAATGAGAACTACACCACAGACTTCATCTATCAGCTGTATTCAGAGGAGGGCCGAGGAGTATTTGACTGCAGGAAGAATGTTCTGGGTCATATGCAGCAG GGTGGCGCTCCTTCTCCATTTGACCGTAACTTTGGAACCAAAATCTCTGCTAAGGCCATGCAGTGGATCACCAAGAAACTGAATGACTGCTACAAGCAAG GGAGAGTGTTTGCAAACACAGAGGACTCTGCCTGTTTGCTGGGTATGCGGCGTCGTGCCTTGATCTTCCAGCCTGTGGTTCAGCTGAAGGATGAGACCGACTTTGT TCACAGAATTCCTAAAGAGCAGTGGTGGCTGAAGTTACGTCCACTCATGAAGATCTTGGCCAAGTACAAGACCAGCTACGACGTGTCAGACTCTGGACAGCTTGAACACGTAGCCGTCAATCGACCCAAGGAGTCTGAGGCCAGAGCCGCTATTTAA
- the LOC127432023 gene encoding ATP-dependent 6-phosphofructokinase, platelet type-like isoform X2 yields MAQSDNKKFFENLTGAGKAIAVLTSGGDAQGMNAAVRAVVRMGIYVGAKVYFIHEGYQGMVDGGENIKEAKWESVSSMLQVGGTVIGSARCKEFRTHEGRLKAAHNLVQRGITNLCVIGGDGSLTGANLFREEWSGLLAELVQQGLIDEEAAQKYSALHIVGMVGSIDNDFCGTDMTIGTDSALHRIIEVVDAIMTTAQSHQRTFVLEVMGRHCGYLALVSALACGADWVLIPEMPPEDGWEEKMCQKLSAKRAGMKRLNIIIVAEGAIDRNNQPITSEHVKDLVVRRLGFDTRVTILGHVQRGGTPSAFDRILASRMGVEAVLALLETTANTPACVVSLCGNQSVRLPLMECVQMTQEVQKAMDEKKFEEAVQLRGRSFENNLKTYKLLAHRKPESELPQSNFNVAVLNVGAPAAGMNAAVRSAVRVGISEGHKMFAVSDGFEGFYKGQIKEIKWADVGGWTGQGGSLLGTKRTLPAKHIDKIAEQIRIYNINALLVIGGFEAYLGIMELLAARGTYEELCMPMVMVPATVSNNVPGSDLSIGADTALNAITDTCDRIKQSASGTKRRVFIIETMGGYCGYLASVGGLAAGADAAYIYEEPFDIRDLQSNVEHLTEKMKTSIQRGLVLRNENSNENYTTDFIYQLYSEEGRGVFDCRKNVLGHMQQGGAPSPFDRNFGTKISAKAMQWITKKLNDCYKQGRVFANTEDSACLLGMRRRALIFQPVVQLKDETDFVHRIPKEQWWLKLRPLMKILAKYKTSYDVSDSGQLEHVAVNRPKESEARAAI; encoded by the exons GGATATCAGGGCATGGTGGATGGGGGTGAAAACATCAAGGAGGCAAAATGGGAGAGTGTGTCCAGTATGCTTCAAGTG GGTGGCACCGTTATTGGTAGTGCACGATGTAAAGAGTTCCGCACGCATGAGGGCCGCCTGAAGGCGGCACATAACTTGGTGCAGAGGGGCATCACCAACCTGTGTGTGATTGGTGGAGATGGCAGCTTGACTGGGGCCAATCTCTTCAGAGAGGAGTGGAGCGGACTGCTGGCAGAGCTGGTTCAGCAAG GTCTGATTGATGAAGAGGCGGCTCAGAAATACTCAGCTCTTCATATCGTGGGTATGGTGGGCTCTATTGACAATGACTTCTGCGGCACTGACATGACCATAGGAACAGACTCAGCCCTACACAGAATCATTGAGGTTGTGGATGCGATCATGACAACAGCTCAGAG TCACCAGAGGACATTCGTGCTGGAGGTGATGGGCAGGCATTGTGG TTATCTGGCACTGGTAAGTGCCCTGGCTTGTGGAGCTGACTGGGTGTTGATTCCTGAAATGCCCCCTGAGGATGGCTGGGAAGAGAAGATGTGTCAAAAACTCTCAGCG AAACGTGCAGGAATGAAAAGGCTGAATATCATAATAGTAGCTGAAGGTGCGATTGATCGTAACAACCAGCCCATTACCTCTGAACATGTAAAGGAT CTGGTGGTCAGGCGTCTGGGATTTGACACACGTGTGACCATCCTGGGCCACGTCCAGAGAGGAGGGACTCCATCGGCGTTCGACAGGATTCTG GCCAGTCGTATGGGTGTGGAGGCCGTTCTGGCTCTACTTGAGACCACTGCAAACACGCCAGCCTGCGTGGTGTCTCTGTGTGGGAACCAGTCTGTGCGCCTGCCCCTCATGGAGTGTGTGCAGATG ACTCAGGAGGTGCAGAAGGCCATGGATGAGAAGAAATTTGAAGAGGCCGTACAGCTGCGTGGCAG GAGCTTTGAGAACAACTTGAAGACGTACAAACTGCTGGCTCACCGCAAACCAGAGTCTGAACTTCCACAA agcaattttaatgtggCTGTGTTGAACGTGGGTGCCCCTGCAGCTGGCATGAATGCAGCCGTGCGCTCAGCTGTAAGAGTGGGCATCTCTGAAGGACACAAAATGTTCGCTGTTAGTGATGGTTTTGAAGGATTCTATAAGGGACAG ATAAAAGAGATCAAATGGGCAGATGTGGGTGGATGGACGGGCCAAGGCGGATCCCTGCTGGGAACTAAACG AACCCTTCCTGCAAAACACATTGACAAAATTGCAGAACAGATTCGGATATATAACATAAACGCATTGTTAGTCATTGGAGGATTTGAG GCCTACCTGGGGATCATGGAGTTGTTAGCAGCCCGTGGGACCTATGAGGAATTGTGTATGCCAATGGTCATGGTGCCGGCAACCGTCTCCAACAATGTGCCGGGCTCAGACCTCAGCATTGGTGCAGACACTGCTCTGAACGCCATCACTGAT ACATGTGACCGTATTAAGCAGTCTGCCAGTGGTACGAAGAGACGTGTGTTCATCATTGAGACAATGGGGGGATACTGTGGTTATCTGGCCAGTGTTGGTGGTCTAGCGGCTGGAGCAGATGCTGCATACATCTACGAGGAACCGTTTGATATCAGAGACCTACAG TCTAATGTGGAGCACTTGACAGAGAAAATGAAAACCAGCATTCAGAGAGGACTAGTTCTAAG GAATGAGAACAGTAATGAGAACTACACCACAGACTTCATCTATCAGCTGTATTCAGAGGAGGGCCGAGGAGTATTTGACTGCAGGAAGAATGTTCTGGGTCATATGCAGCAG GGTGGCGCTCCTTCTCCATTTGACCGTAACTTTGGAACCAAAATCTCTGCTAAGGCCATGCAGTGGATCACCAAGAAACTGAATGACTGCTACAAGCAAG GGAGAGTGTTTGCAAACACAGAGGACTCTGCCTGTTTGCTGGGTATGCGGCGTCGTGCCTTGATCTTCCAGCCTGTGGTTCAGCTGAAGGATGAGACCGACTTTGT TCACAGAATTCCTAAAGAGCAGTGGTGGCTGAAGTTACGTCCACTCATGAAGATCTTGGCCAAGTACAAGACCAGCTACGACGTGTCAGACTCTGGACAGCTTGAACACGTAGCCGTCAATCGACCCAAGGAGTCTGAGGCCAGAGCCGCTATTTAA